TAGTTACAGATGAAAAGGACAGGCTAATAGCCTGCGGACGGGCAATTCAGAACCGGAGGGAAATGCTGTCATTTAAAAACGGTGTTGCTGTGGATATCAGGGATCACTATTCTTCTTCAGCGCCCTGATCGCAATATCCACGCAAACGATGAAATCATCGGCCGTTCTGAGGAGGCTGTTGAGATTGTCAGCATCAGCTTCTGCTTCAATCGTTTCCCCCACGGCTCTGGATGTTATGTAACTGTCGTTATCGGGTAAGATTATCCTGTTCACCTTTTCAGCATCGGTTCCGCACTTTATGCTCAATGCCAGCCGGTACCTGGATATCATCTTCCTTCCTCATAATTTAAGACCGAATGCCGTTGTAAATTCTTCCACGCGCTTGAATTCAAGCAGGAAATGCCTGCCCTTGTCTGTTATGTTGTATGCTGTCCTGTCCGCGTCCACCTTCTTTTCCACAAACCCGTTTTCTTCAAGCTGCGAGAGATATTTGAGCAACCTTTCATATGACATATTTGCCTTATAGAGTATATGCGTGGGTTTCGCATCGTTTTCCTCTGCAACCGCCCTTAGAATATCGGCAAAAATTCTTGCCCTGGTCCTGTAGCCTCCATCAGGCAACCTGCGTCTTCCCCCGTTCTTCAGTTTTTGTCCTGCCGATGCCAATTGCCGTGTACAGGAGGACAAATGACAGAAGCTGGAATATGGAATAGTAGAGATACCCAGTCCCGAGGACGCGGGGCGAAAACAGAAGCAACCCGTTTATCAGATGCAACAGGAAGAGCATTGAAAAACTGGAAAGAACGAGGGCTGTGCTCGCTCCTGGATTGGAACGGTAGCTCCTCCAGACGCTTATAACAACTATAAGGAGCAGAATGAGTATGAAAAGCTGAAAGGTGAAGAAGAGCAGCAATGCGGCAGATATCGCCGCTGCAATATAATCCATTCTGGGCCTGATAACATACGCCAGCATTATGAGGAGATACGCAGTAACTTCCACGATACTGCTGATATAAATGATGGCGAATCGGCCCCCGGTTCCAGGCGAGTAGCGGCGATATGCGAGAGCTTCTGCGGCCAGCAGGACAAAATAAACTGACATCAGTGTGAATCCAATGCAGAGCAGGAGGAGATTTGTGTTCTTTGCCACAGCATAAACCCTGTACGCCCTGTATGATATTACGACAGCAACAAACAACGTTACAACTGTAACAACAACTTCCAGGACTTCAATATATGACATACTACCAAATTACACAGACACTGTCAATTTGTCAGACTTATTAATGATTCGTCTAGATCTTTCGTTCTTTCTCCTTATAAGGCAGCGTATGAATTCTGCTTCCGTGACTACATGACAGAATTGAATAAGAAGACCGGCAGAATGAAATATTTCGCCCTGGGCGTCATCGCCCTTCTTGCTGCGGGCGGGTTAGTGGCCGCAACATATGCGAACGCATCGAGCCAGGTGGCAAACAGCAATACGTCCACAGGCTCAGTTTTCAATGGAGAATACCTGGAGATTGTTGTCTGGACATACAGCGGTGGCCAGCGGATTCCGGTATCGGACGCCAACGTGACCGTTTATGCAGTTTCAGAGCAGTCGGCCGCAAACGGAACAATAACAATAACACTGACGCCAGTTGCAACAAACTCCACAAACGCCCATGGCGCTGCTTATTTCAACCTTGCAAACGGAAAATACGCAGCAATAGTACATTACAACGGCCACAGGGGCCTGGCATTGTTCGCCTTAAACAACTACAAAACAGTATTTGTCAGGCTACGTTAAACATTTTAATCCAGCCGGGATATGGTCAGAAATAAAGTGTCTGATATTCCATATCCCTTATTGTTTTGTCAACAATCTTCTGAATATCAACGTTCAGAACCGATTTGAGCAGATACTTCATTCTCGTCCTTTCGCTTTCAGTCAGTTTATCACTGATTTTCAAGCGGAGATTCCATATAAAAAATGATCACTTCAATTATCTGCTTTGGCAGGGAACATTATCTTCGCACTCTCCCCCGGTTTCCTTCACGCCTGAAATCGGAAGGTTCGGCGGATATCCTTTCCCTTTCCGTATGCAGTATTCCGAGCCAGTAGAGTTTGGCATTTTCCTTGCTGTACTGCGCCTGTTTCTGGAGAAGCGCCATTCTCATCTTCTGACGAAACTGAAGAGCCTTGGTCTCGTTTTTGCCGGAAGGCGTGTCTCCTTCCCACAGCCTTTCAAACTGCATTTCTTTCTCGGACGCCATCAGGATTCCCTTGTCCCATGTGAGTCTGTCATCCTTTTTAATTTTTGCATTATGACAACTGGTGACGGAAATAAAGTGCATACCTCGGCTGCATGAGATGCCGATCGCATCTTATCCATTTCAATGCAATTGCCAAAACTCCTGTTTTAATGGCAGGTGGCACTCGGGCATTGCACCGCCACATGAAGTCAGAAGGTTGCTGCAAAATGCTAAAGACTAATTAGTGATTCAGTCATTTTAAGAGAAGGTAAAAATATGACTGAACTTGAAGTTGGTGAAAAGGCGCCTGATTTTGCCCTGCCAAAAAGCAGGGATCAGAAGGTTTTGCTGAAGGATCTTACAAAGAGTGGAAAAGTGGTCATTGTATTCTATCCCGGTGATTTCAGTTCGGTATGCACAAACGAGTGGTGCAGCCTGAGAGACAATTTAAATGAGTTTGAGAAGCTGAATGCCAAGGTCGTTGGCATAAGTGGCGACAGCCACTTCACGCATGACGCATTTAGAAAGGCCAACTCGTTGAATTTCGATCTTTTGAGCGACTATGATCATCAGGTGTCCAAGCTTTTCAACGTTTATTACGATGATTTTCTTGGAATGAAAGGCGTTTCCAAGAGATCTGTATTCATTGTAGACAGAGAGGGCAGAATACGCTACAAGTGGGTCACAGAGGACGCGTCAAAACTCCCTGATATAGAGGAGATAAAGAACGAGCTTGCAAAGATCAACTGATTATTCTCAAAATGATTATGGCAACCTTCTCGACATTCAGTAAATAGGCTTCAAACACAAAATGCCTCAGACGTGTTTCAGGATTCATGAGTGTTCTGTGTGCTTGCATATCTCACAGAACGCATAGTAGAGATTGACGTGAGGGAATTGCATGCAGGAGAGGAACAGCCAGCACAGTTCGCTTCCTGCCGTTATAGCTCCACATCTTTGGGGAATGAGGCCAATTTTTTGCGACGGCTATTTTCGAACTGC
The genomic region above belongs to Candidatus Sysuiplasma jiujiangense and contains:
- a CDS encoding peroxiredoxin, with protein sequence MTELEVGEKAPDFALPKSRDQKVLLKDLTKSGKVVIVFYPGDFSSVCTNEWCSLRDNLNEFEKLNAKVVGISGDSHFTHDAFRKANSLNFDLLSDYDHQVSKLFNVYYDDFLGMKGVSKRSVFIVDREGRIRYKWVTEDASKLPDIEEIKNELAKIN
- a CDS encoding DUF4364 family protein, producing the protein MPDGGYRTRARIFADILRAVAEENDAKPTHILYKANMSYERLLKYLSQLEENGFVEKKVDADRTAYNITDKGRHFLLEFKRVEEFTTAFGLKL